Proteins from a single region of Nocardioides anomalus:
- a CDS encoding acyl-CoA thioesterase, producing MPRERPTRDRYVHWESVTTRWADIDVYGHMNNARYFELIDTVVNNHLEQATGTDIRRLPAIGVVAEVGCRYFAEVGYPAPVEVGVYVERLGTSSVTYKVGLFQGPGDRAAAEGTFVHVYVDNTDPARPVTPIPEAIRAVVAPLVRES from the coding sequence GTGCCGCGGGAGCGTCCCACCCGCGACCGCTACGTCCACTGGGAGAGCGTCACCACCCGCTGGGCCGACATCGACGTCTACGGGCACATGAACAACGCCCGCTACTTCGAGCTCATCGACACGGTGGTCAACAACCACCTCGAGCAGGCCACCGGCACCGACATCCGCCGGCTCCCGGCCATCGGGGTGGTGGCCGAGGTCGGCTGCCGCTACTTCGCCGAGGTAGGCTACCCCGCGCCCGTCGAGGTCGGGGTGTACGTCGAGCGCCTGGGCACGTCGTCGGTCACCTACAAGGTGGGGCTCTTCCAGGGCCCCGGCGACCGGGCGGCGGCGGAGGGCACCTTCGTGCACGTCTACGTCGACAACACCGACCCGGCGCGGCCGGTGACGCCGATTCCGGAGGCGATCCGGGCCGTCGTCGCGCCCTTGGTGCGGGAGTCCTGA
- the ftsY gene encoding signal recognition particle-docking protein FtsY, producing MSALALLILIIAVVAVLLVGTVVGFLVRGRKPAPLPNTHTDVIVTPPPATDADTDAPPVEVSAPPATIERPEPTATRLVRLRQRLAGAQGGFGRGLLALLSRDRLDEDTWESIEDVLLTADLGVQPTQQVVEGLRTRLRVEGRPEDARTALREELVKIVDPSMDRRLQVSGADGKPGVVLVVGVNGTGKTTTVGKLARILVAEDRRVTLGAADTFRAAAVDQLATWGDRVGVEVVRGAEATDPASVAFDAVKHGVDDGVDTVIIDTAGRLQNKAGLMDELGKVKRVIEKQAPVTEVLLVIDATTGQNGLIQARVFSEVVDVTGVVLTKLDGSAKGGIVVSVQRELGVPVKLVGLGEGPDDLAPFDAEAFVDALLG from the coding sequence ATGTCCGCTCTGGCGCTGCTGATCCTCATCATCGCCGTCGTCGCCGTGCTGCTGGTCGGCACGGTCGTCGGGTTCCTGGTGCGCGGGCGCAAGCCCGCGCCGCTGCCCAACACCCACACCGACGTCATCGTCACCCCGCCGCCCGCGACGGACGCCGACACCGACGCCCCGCCGGTCGAGGTGAGCGCGCCGCCGGCCACCATCGAGCGGCCCGAGCCCACCGCGACCCGGCTGGTCCGGCTGCGCCAGCGGCTGGCCGGCGCCCAGGGCGGCTTCGGCCGCGGGCTGCTGGCCCTGCTGAGCCGCGACCGGCTCGACGAGGACACCTGGGAGTCCATCGAGGACGTGCTGCTCACCGCCGACCTGGGCGTGCAGCCCACCCAGCAGGTCGTCGAGGGCCTGCGCACCCGGCTGCGGGTCGAAGGTCGGCCCGAGGACGCCCGCACCGCGCTCCGCGAGGAGCTCGTGAAGATCGTGGACCCGTCCATGGACCGCCGCCTCCAGGTCAGCGGCGCCGACGGCAAGCCCGGCGTGGTCCTGGTCGTCGGCGTCAACGGCACCGGCAAGACCACCACCGTCGGCAAGCTGGCCCGCATCCTCGTGGCCGAGGACCGCCGGGTCACCCTCGGCGCGGCCGACACCTTCCGCGCCGCCGCCGTCGACCAGCTGGCCACGTGGGGCGACCGGGTCGGCGTCGAGGTGGTCCGCGGCGCCGAGGCCACCGACCCCGCCAGCGTGGCCTTCGACGCGGTCAAGCACGGCGTGGACGACGGCGTGGACACCGTCATCATCGACACCGCCGGCCGCCTGCAGAACAAGGCCGGCCTCATGGACGAGCTCGGCAAGGTCAAGCGCGTCATCGAGAAGCAGGCCCCCGTCACCGAGGTGCTCCTCGTCATCGACGCCACCACCGGCCAGAACGGCCTCATCCAGGCCCGCGTCTTCTCCGAGGTCGTCGACGTCACCGGCGTCGTCCTGACCAAGCTGGACGGCTCGGCCAAGGGCGGCATCGTCGTCTCGGTCCAGCGCGAGCTCGGCGTCCCCGTCAAGCTCGTGGGCCTCGGCGAGGGCCCCGACGACCTCGCGCCGTTCGACGCCGAGGCGTTCGTGGACGCCCTGCTCGGCTAG